The nucleotide sequence CATTTTATACCAGAACATTTGAAGTGaagcggattttttttttctcctgttaagACATTCTGATCTGTTTGGATCTATTTTAAAGTtggaagcttaaaaaaaaaaaggaatctttTTCTGATCATTGAATGGAGGCAACGGGTGGCAGTGATGACACTCTGTGGTGTGGAAGTTGTTGCTGTGGAGGAAAGAATCAAATCAAAGGTGACGGGAAATAGTCTGCAGACGCCAGAGAGGCACAAGATGCTTCTAGAAAGGAAGCGGTTATTTCCAGGGAGGCATGACGGCTGTTCATTCAGGCAGTCAGTCAGAGAAGAGAAGAAGCAGGACGTAATAAAGTGGATTTTTGGAAAACCCTTTAAACagaggattgctgcaaagccatcaacaatgcagacgactgtccactgtggctctacgctctttcaggaggagtgaatgctgcttggagagacttgatgcaacctgctgggtttccttagagaggaaactttctcaccaacctggaggatctgatggaagctgactttggaaagaaccttgatgatCTGTTTTGGGAATtggtgctctataaataaaatttaattgaatttaatgtttaaatgtcaATGTGGTATTCTCTGGTCACTGCTTTAGGATCACGCTATGTTCTTCACAGTCGATGTGATCCCCTCATTCCCTAGTTCTAATGCCAGACACTCTTTATCTAACCCACAACAAATATAGTAGCACAGAATACATCAAGTCTGTTggatgcaattttatttttctgctttccatttaatgtatattttgttttctgtaaccTTTATTTGTTCTTACCTGTTTATTCCTTAGTTATCTACTCCTTATCCACTTAGGTATGGAAATATTAACTGGGTTTTTgtgtcctttgtttttttatctgtggcttttgtttagtcttttattggtTCAGGTTTATTATTCAACATACTGTTTCATGTTATAACATGGATGTCCATTTATTGTGTTCATTGTTGTGTTAAAATGTCGACTGAAATCATTTTGAAATATTAGCGATATCCTGTTTACTGCGGCTCCCCACACGTCTCCTCTGCTCCAATCaaccacagaacagcagcttaAGGCTCCTGCATAGTTTgagtaaataaattaataatttaaccATCTAGCACGTCTTACAGAAAACATGAACTTTATCTTCTCAATTATGTTGAAACAGCTGTTTATGTTGAAAATATGGTGTCGACGAATACAGAGAATCTGGGGATGTGGTGCAACATTTATGTTTGCAGCAAGAACACGACTGGTTTCCTTTCCTAAAACTCATCTCATAAATACATAATAGATGcatgttgtggttctggttaactgggttttatttatgcAGTTATCAGTTCCATAAGATGCaggattttgctgtgtttgtagATTTCCACTGATGCAGAGAGAGGGAACTTTGgtcctctttttaaaaatggatttattctaatatacacatttatttatggcacagtttaaaatattttattatggaGAAATCTGAAATGATTAAAACTGGTCATAACTTTGCTAAACCAGTTTTTAATCGAGTTGGGCTACAGCTTTGCCTGAGTTTGTGCGCTGGAGATGGATTTTTACCAGAAATGTCGTAGAAAATGTGTTGATGGTCCAACAAAAAGAAGCAAGAGGCAATTTTTTAGCTACAGATAAtgcataaatgttttattgtgtcATGAAAACGATTCTGTACAGATTGTTTTACAAAAAGTCATCTTTAAATGCGataacttgtttttcttttaagtgaAGTGATACAAACAAGCATAAAACGGTTTATAACAGGTGCTATCAAACAAAACTACTTACAAACTGAATGGAAATGGAAATTGAATGCATACACTGCGCCGCCTGAATGTTCGGTCTCAGTCCAACTctcgggttctggttctgagcagAACGCTCTGAACGCGTGATAATGCCTAGTGGGAGAATGGACCGCAGCGTCACGTCGCCTCATGGTCAGACGGGGTTCAGCGCTTCGGTTCCGCCCCGGATTGTCCCCTCATCAGTAGTACGAGCTCAGGTGAGAGTGAGCGGCCGGATGTCGGGTCATGGGCGATCCGGGGTAGATGGGGCTGTTGGCCGAGTTCCAATACGTCGACGGGGGGCCGAAGAAATTCCCGGGGGAGACGGGCATAGGCCCGGGATGTCCCCCCATGAAGTTCATTTTGGGCTGGTGGCTGTGGTACGGCTGGACGTACGACATCTCAGTCTGGTACTTAACGATGCCGCCCTCCGCGCCGTGGTTCTGGTGCGCCTGCGAGATGCCCTGGAAGTCGAACTTGTAGGCGTAGCGCTTGCCGTGCACCTTGGTCATGATGTTCTTGTCGTAGTAGTAGCGCAGGGCGCGGCTCAGCTTGTCGTAGTTCATGTTGGGCTTGCTCTTGCGTTCGCCCCAGCGCTTGGCCACCTCGTCGGGGTCGGTCATCTTGAACTCGCCGTTGGTGCCCTCCCAGGTGATGATGCCGGCGTTGTTGCTGTCGGACAGGAGCTCCAGCAGGAACTGCCACAGCTGGATCTGACCGGAGCCTGCCAGGAGAAACGGGGACGTTAAACTTGGACCTGAAGCGGGTTTATTCCTTTGTTTCTCGCTTTTAAACGTTAAGCCACACGCACCTCAGACAGCTGTTTAGTTTTTCTAACAGAACACAGATCTATCAGGTCAGAGGCTAATTTCTTTTCACCAAATGTGACCTTTTCACTGTGTGGCTTGGAGCAGGAGATGAACAATAGGGCAGAAACCTACCCACAGGCCTGTGAGCGCTGGGGTCAGGCAGCTTGTACGGACTTTGTTTGCCTGTTCGGTTCTTGGAGGAGCTGAGGACTTGGCCTTCTGCGAGGAAACAGAAGGGCAGACAGTCACTTTGGTGAGATGGAAGCCAGATTTCAGGTCCGGCTGAATAGTCCAAGGTTTCTGAAGGAGTGAAATGACCTGGAAGTGTCTAAGCAGCCTTGATAAAGAGCTGGATGGATTCTTTACATGTCAGGGAAATGAGCTTCAGTGCTTCCTACATCATCTCCTGTAGCCCAGGAAGCACTGGACCATCCTTCACGGATAAGACTGAAACTTTGAAATCAGAAGCTGCTTTGATCACTGAAAGGCCCAGATTAGCAGAACCCGTTGCTGGGTTTTAGGACTTGAGGTTTTTCGACTATTCCGCCGGTCCTTGGTCTTGGTGAAAACTGAGGCTGGCAGAACCATTCCTTGATGGTTCCGTTTTTGTGTCAGCCTTTTCTGGCTTATTTTCAATCAATTTGCCAAAGCAGACAGTGTAAAGGCctcatttgtttgattttagtgttttttttttttctgttttctggttTAAGACCCTTACCTGGATTGGCCAGCCGGCTGCTGATGGGCCCTAGCGTCTGATACGGGTCTGCAGAAAAGAGAGGGATAgttttttagacattttcttGGTTTTAAGTTCATTGTTCATGTAAGCTAATCAAAGTCCACATTCTGGACCTGCTGTTTCATCAGGAAATAAGGAAAGCTAGCCGATTCCTAATTGAACCTGGTTTCCAAACCTCCAACTAATTCACGTTCTGAGATTTAGGAACCAGGAGAACAGATCCAGGAGGTAAACCCAGGCCTCCCTCTCCCCTCTCCAGTTCCCTCTGCAGGATTCCAGTTTATCCCTAAACCAGAATGGATATGTAGTTCCTCTACTGAGTCCTGGGTCTGGACCCGGGTGTCCTATCAATGTCTCTCCAGCTCCGCTGTGCCGTCATTCAGGAGGAGAAACTGGAACCATTCAGCTCAACGATCAACTGTCTTGTTGGTTTTGTTTCTCTCTTAAATGGAAACTTTAGGAAGGTTGATGTGAAGAATTACAGTTTATACTCTTTCTGCCATATTTTCCTGCCAAGCAGCCAGACCTCCTTAAAATGTGGACAGTGGTATTAAACAGGCTCCTCAGATTTTCTCAATATCTCTTCAAGTTTATTCGTGGCACTTGGTTGCTTTTTCACATTCGCTGATTATTATGAGACGAGTGTTTTACTTAAGGCCTTTACTCTGACATTTGTCAGAAGAAGGCTCATGAATGCATGAAGGACTTCTTTGTTCCAGGTTTTGGTTCCTGATTCTTTGTCTAATTTCTTTAGTTTCATctgtaaaaaaactgtttcaaagaacaaataaatgattcCTAGTGGGATGATTCTAAAATATGCAGCTTTTCCCACCAGTGGAGGACTGGGCTATAAAGTTGATGATCACCTCCTGAAGGCCTGCAGTTACCtcctttttaaacaacattttccaCAATATGCTGCATGGCCGGGTGCAAAAACAGACCcgaaaaaaacagatgaaaccCACTGATCCGTGACAGGACTGCAACTATGATCACCTCGTTAAGATGCATCAGGCTTTTTCTATCAATCACTAGCCGGGCACATTTCAAGAAGATGTGAGCTCTCATAAATGAAGCCGGCGCTGCCGAAGCAAAGCAGGCAAGCAGGGCAACATTAAATGTCATCGTCTCAAAATTTAAAATCCCAGCGGTATTAATTCCTGAAATTAAACCCGTTATGAACTGGTTTCAACCCCCAAACTCATGTCAACTCAATTGTTTCAAAAAGTGATTTTGAAGGACCTTCAGACAGCCAGGAGGACTATCTGACAGGGAGACCTGTAACAACCTGCCAACTGAGAGAGACTTAAGTTCAGTTTTCACACCTCTgcaaaaagctaaatgttttcaACACCCGATCATTTgggtggggggaaaaatacGCCATGTACCAAAAACGACCTTTTTCTTTAATGAAATCAAAGGATGTGTGAGTGGTTGGTACCTTGAATGATTCTGGGCGTAGGATCCGCTACTCTGCTGTTGTGTTGGTGCTCGATCGGAGAACCTGGAAACCAAAAGATGGACGTATTAAATGTGGATCGTGGTTCTGTGTCCATGCATGAGTGGTCTGTCTGTGTTCGCTGTCCTACCTTTGGGCACCGCAGCCGTCATGGTGTTGGTCGGCCAGCTGTTCCTGCGGCTGATCTCATCAAAATTGCTTTCTGCAGCGAcacaaagaggggaaaaaaaggatgaaaCTGGATGTTGGTGACACAAACATGTTTGAAGTGGACCCGGCTCGGCGGGAGGAGGAAGGAAGCCACCGGAGGCCCAAACGATAAGAGTCTGGAGGTCTGAAGATGACCCAGAGTTTCTTCTTGGGTGAGCGCTCTTTTGTTTGGGGCCACCAGCAGATGAAATGGATTGTGTCCCAGGAGCAGGACCCGTAGCCCCCGTTTCCTCTGTCAGTGCAGCTGTTTCCTGTCTGAAACTGGCTGTTGAGTTTTGGACTCGTCACACTTTTTGTCAACAGAAATTTGTTGGAGCTTTTTACACTTGAGGTACTCGGTGAACGCGTTTCTGAAACTCAACACGTTATTCTTACGTCCCTAAATCAATCAAGAAATTTCCTTGCAGTTTTATTTCTCACCAGACTGTGACTCACAGGAAACGGTGGCAGTTATGAAAAGATCTTTTGCATGAATTTGAATCGTGCAAACTTTGAAGTGACTTCTTTCCCTTGAGGGGAAGTTCTGTCTTACAAATATCATCCAGAAGTAAAATGCTTGGCTGAGATGAAGATGTTCTTCAGCCCATCCTGCAGGAAAAGCATCCAGATTGATGCGGTTTGAACAGAAGCTGTGGGTCTGCAGCTTCTTATGTAAAGACACGGAGCGGTAAAAGtgagattttatttaatctctttggccttttgaaatatttaaatgagcCATATGTTTACAGGATGTTACTCATTCTGCTCACAAACGTGTGAAACTCTGCAGCGCTGGCGAGGCATCTAGAAAAGGTTTGAGCAGAAGTTGGAGCTGCTGTGGGGAGTCTTGGTCTACACCTGACAGGTAAACCTTCTGCAGGGCGTTGAGCCGCCTTCTGCTGATTTACTGGATCAAACACTGATTTTTCCCTTTCAGCTCCTCATTCGTTACATCCATGAACCTTTTCTCTGGCCTTCCTCATGTCTTCCTCCCTGACGACTTTAGTCTAATATATCCAGTATTTTATCTGATCGCTTTGGATGGTTGGTTGCAGGAGTTTGAACTCTTCCACCTTCAGTAACTCTGTTCTTTGCAGCTTCGTCGCTCCTAACCTCTCACCCACACGTTTCTGTCTTTCGTTGTTCTTCTTTCTAGACCAGAGCACACCTCCACCTCTCTTTTTCTCACTACAGATCACGGTGTCGTCAGAGGACACGCAAACCTTCCAACTGACCACCATCAGAGTCTGTGGAGGACCGGGAACGTCTGTCAGATCCATCAAGAGGCAATAGACTCAATAATTCACCTTTAAAGAGTCAAATATTTCTTCTCGTGGGTTATTTACAGCCCATTTAAACCTTCTAGATAAAATCAGAAGGAACAGAAAATGTGCTCAACATCACACAAGAGactaaatgaaaaattaaaggaaGTCATGATTTAGGCTCTCTTTTGAGCTCGTAAACGCATCAACAGACTGGATGTTCTTTATTTGAATCAGAGGGTTATTGGCGTGCTTTGGTGCCAAAATGGAGATTACTTTAATATTCTATTAATTTTATCAATACATCTGCAGGAtagtttgtcctgtttgtctctgtgttgccctgcgacagactggcgacctgtccagggtgtaccccgcctctcgcccagtgaacgctggagataggcaccagcaacccccgtgaccccatgagggataaagcggtttggaaaatggatggatggatggatggatctgcaggatacttttttattttattttttacatttaattgtttcctttctttcctttgtgacaaagcttctagtcagaatggctcatgttaccctgagctacctctatagttatgctgctataggcttaggctgctggaggacatcagggtctatttctctaaCTCTGCttagttctcctactgctctccaattttcattgtttattgttattcCAACTTTTAACTtattgttctctgtcatttttctcttcatagaaggtacacctggtctggcgttctgttagctgtgacatcatcaggggaggcaggtcatcctctattaccatctaacatagaaagtactcctgggtcaatgtgagcttctgagctttctgtgtctctgctctgtcttctctaagccccagtgggtggaggcagatgagcgttcacactgagcctggttctggttctgctggaggttctcctccctgttaaaggggagttttcctctccactgtcgcttcatgcatgctcagtatgagggattgctgcaaagccatcaacaatgcagacgactgtccactgtggctctacgctctttcaggcggagtgaatgctgcttggagagacttgatgcaacctgctgggtttccttagagaggaaactttctcaccaacctggaggatctgatggagtctgactttggaaagaaccttgagaaggtgtgctgtgaattggcggtacataaataaaattcaattgaactGGATTTAATCAAACTGAATggttgaaataaagaaaagtccACACCATTGAttgagaaaaacatgaaaacagaacTTCAGACTCCTAAAGTAACTGTGTCactttaaaagcaaaactttaAGCAAAAACAAGCTGTAATGAAGTTAAATGGTGATGTTGGTAGATTAAGGTCTGGATGTCTGTGTAACGGACCAGATTCAAATCTATACACATAAACAGCAATCTTCAGGAaactatttttatatttttttaattttggtaaaactgaaatttttttttatttcaaatcttTATTGcttgaatttttaaaaaataaaaataatttacactGTCTAGAAGAGGCAAACCCTGTTCCTGTTGCAGCTGAATGTAATACTGACATTACTGATCATGCTATAAAGTATTAACTTTAGGTTTAAGATCGGATGTAATTGTCTGTCCCAAAAACGAGGAAAATCAATCCTTTCACAAGTATTTTTGCAGCACCTCTAAActgcaaaataatttaaaccatTGAGGTCCAAGGGCCAGTGTgctgttttaggtgtttcctgCTTCCACACAGCTGAATCTAATGGGTGCTTAATTAACAGTCCTCTGCAGACCTGGAtgacagactgagaaggtaaatCGTTTATTTGAATCAGATGTTGAAGCAGGAAGGGATTTAAAACAGGCAGGAGGCCGGCCCTGGAGGACTGGAGTAAGACACGGCtgatttaaatagatttgaACATTGAATGTTTTCCAGAGAGAAGATATAAATCCAAAGATGCTCATAATCAGAGATTAATTTAATGGACCACTGCTGGTAAAAAATGCTGCTGTTACAATCTGTCCcaaatattgattaaaaaaaaaaaacagtaaaaaaactCTGGATAATATTTAAACCTGACATGATTGATTAAGCCACTCAACCAcagcaggacttagtttctcaGCTGCCAACATGCAGGTTTAAATATAAACGGTGTTGTTGGAGATAATTTATGTAGAGGCTAATTAACGGGGGCCAAACACACATCCTTCAGGCACACCCATCATGTAACCAGAGCAGACTTTCTTACTCTCATGTCAAACTGGGTTCAATGATTGGACTCTGCTTTTAGAAGCAATAAGGTGTAGAAGACTTCTTAATCTCTTCATGTAAAAAGTGTTTGTGACATTTGCAGCACCTTAAAAGCTAATATTAAAAAGGGttgatt is from Fundulus heteroclitus isolate FHET01 chromosome 3, MU-UCD_Fhet_4.1, whole genome shotgun sequence and encodes:
- the fli1rs gene encoding fli-1 proto-oncogene, ETS transcription factor-related sequence isoform X3 is translated as MDCSIKEALSVVSEDQPIFEPAFSAAPAMHMKSEMTSPGGFNQASRPSPEPTESEWVGSAAQNPGKRSEHVNGTSRGSPVDCSVTKRSRHMSSDGAPLPYQASYPEPRVSPQTATPPSNNPAEEKRVIVPADPEVWSQDHVRQWLDWAIKEYVLEEVDVSLFQALDGKALCKMTKDDMMRLTSAYNADILLSHLNYLRQSSPTFSYSTTPTTNTPPPQPPPPRLQVKSESNFDEISRRNSWPTNTMTAAVPKGSPIEHQHNSRVADPTPRIIQDPYQTLGPISSRLANPGSGQIQLWQFLLELLSDSNNAGIITWEGTNGEFKMTDPDEVAKRWGERKSKPNMNYDKLSRALRYYYDKNIMTKVHGKRYAYKFDFQGISQAHQNHGAEGGIVKYQTEMSYVQPYHSHQPKMNFMGGHPGPMPVSPGNFFGPPSTYWNSANSPIYPGSPMTRHPAAHSHLSSYY
- the fli1rs gene encoding fli-1 proto-oncogene, ETS transcription factor-related sequence isoform X1, translating into MDCSIKEALSVVSEDQPIFEPAFSAAPAMHMKSEMTSPGGFNQASRPSPEPTESEWVGSAAQNPGKRSEHVNGTSRGSPVDCSVTKRSRHMSSDGAPLPYQASYPEPRVSPQTATPPSNNPAEEKRVIVPADPEVWSQDHVRQWLDWAIKEYVLEEVDVSLFQALDGKALCKMTKDDMMRLTSAYNADILLSHLNYLRQSSPTFSYSTTPTTNTPPPQPPPPRLQVKSESNFDEISRRNSWPTNTMTAAVPKGSPIEHQHNSRVADPTPRIIQDPYQTLGPISSRLANPEGQVLSSSKNRTGKQSPYKLPDPSAHRPVGSGQIQLWQFLLELLSDSNNAGIITWEGTNGEFKMTDPDEVAKRWGERKSKPNMNYDKLSRALRYYYDKNIMTKVHGKRYAYKFDFQGISQAHQNHGAEGGIVKYQTEMSYVQPYHSHQPKMNFMGGHPGPMPVSPGNFFGPPSTYWNSANSPIYPGSPMTRHPAAHSHLSSYY
- the fli1rs gene encoding fli-1 proto-oncogene, ETS transcription factor-related sequence isoform X2 yields the protein MHMKSEMTSPGGFNQASRPSPEPTESEWVGSAAQNPGKRSEHVNGTSRGSPVDCSVTKRSRHMSSDGAPLPYQASYPEPRVSPQTATPPSNNPAEEKRVIVPADPEVWSQDHVRQWLDWAIKEYVLEEVDVSLFQALDGKALCKMTKDDMMRLTSAYNADILLSHLNYLRQSSPTFSYSTTPTTNTPPPQPPPPRLQVKSESNFDEISRRNSWPTNTMTAAVPKGSPIEHQHNSRVADPTPRIIQDPYQTLGPISSRLANPEGQVLSSSKNRTGKQSPYKLPDPSAHRPVGSGQIQLWQFLLELLSDSNNAGIITWEGTNGEFKMTDPDEVAKRWGERKSKPNMNYDKLSRALRYYYDKNIMTKVHGKRYAYKFDFQGISQAHQNHGAEGGIVKYQTEMSYVQPYHSHQPKMNFMGGHPGPMPVSPGNFFGPPSTYWNSANSPIYPGSPMTRHPAAHSHLSSYY